taaaatcaacaatttATTCCAAgtcaatgaaataaaattaagtttttttattttgaaaagtaaaaaaaactttgaattttgttatatcaAACAATCGATACAGTTTGTTACTTAgttaatatatcaatacatttccaaatttaattattttaattttaattttatattttaatgaagtaTTCGTGTCGACCACAATTTGACATTCGctactataataaaatgtgtcaAGCATAGCTCGACTTTCGAGTTATGAGTTTAgaataatgtgaaaaatttggCTATAAATGCTATACAAAGTTCGCAAAAGTTTTGCAAGCTGCTGTAATAATGCTATTTAAGGTAAATTTTTCGCGATTTGGTTTTCAACCGGCATCGATATCGGCATTATTGTCAAATATCGccaataattatcaaaataaatacgaaTCGAAGCATCGATTATACgtgtcgaaaaaatattaagcaagCGTAGCTATAATTACCGGATAATAAATAGTTCGACAGAAACTGCAGCAGAACGAAAGTCCCGAGCGCGCTTCCTGGAGAATCTCCCTGATCGATCCTCCAACCCCCGTTTAGACACTCGTGGAAGCCCGGACGTCGACATCACGACGCCTGCTCACGAGCTCCACCCACGCGTCGCAACCGTCGTACATGCGCAACCCAGACGGTTCGCGAGATGACATGTTCGCCAAACATCATAAAATGGCCAGACCGTAATCAACCCGGCTGTAATTAGTAAACGCATACGCCCGTCCGCGAGAATGTATATGAATTTACGTGTGGGCTCACTGATGAATCCTGTCAAGCTGCAACTGTCCACTGACTGCGCTGTCTCTCGTAACACGATTGCTAACATACGCGCACATTTCAGTCACATATACGCAAAGTTGCACGAATATAAAGTGGATAAGAGCAAAAATCTATCGATCACATCGACGTATTATTTTTGTGCTTGCAAATAATGAGAGAATGCACTATAATATACGAGAATTgttgaaatgtatatatatatgatatatatttttatgttatgtcaaaaattttttcttaaaataagcAATTTTGCACTTTGAATCAAAGAAATAGTTGCAGAAATTATTTCCGTCAACCATCTAATCGTtataagaaagataaaaatacatataaatattagaaaacttcattgattaatttcaaaattttgtgttACCGGAAATTTAAGGTGAGGtatatgtttgtattaaatattgtgcgaaaatttgtatttatatatacgtgCTAGACAtaccttttctttctttttatttatgacgCATTTATTCCTCAAATGTTCGATAATCCAGTTTGCAATCTTGACCGAAAAGCAATATGACACAAATGAAGGAATCGTTGTCGAACAGATTATCTGAAATTCGCACGTTAaacgtattaataaattaaataaattacatagcacatttgaattataattacttacatATTTCTCGGGAGAATTTTGATGTTTCCTTTCTCTCCTGTTGACAAAGTACGAAGATGTTCTGACATGAAAACTATAAGAACAACACTAATACTGAATGAAAAACTTGTACTGTATGAATTTGTAAGATATGGTGTAAGTAGCGACATCTGatgaagaattaaaatatccaCTGCACGTTCACCACGCAGCACGGACATTCACCAAATTGTTTACCAGCGGAGAACTGTAATCTGTAATGGACATGTAGTTCGCAGTGTTGAATACAGATAGCAATACTAGACATTTCTAAATGTAATTCTGCGAAATATAAACACAtcgtaatattgaaaaaaataaatatttaaatactgcTGATCTGAAATGcataaactttttatcaaaattttagaaaaaacctTAACTAATCGTAATTAGTTACTAAATACAAttccataataaataaaatcacgatatataaaaaagatgcaatagaaaacgagaaaatgataaagaaatcatttttaaataaatttaaagttgttcagttttaaaaattaacaatcaaCATAACTTCATCCATAAATAATATCCAACTTTACAAGCTATTTTTATAAGGCGTCGCGAAATGaaacaacaatatatattgcgagtttattaattattaatagtattatatttaatatttataatatatatatatgtgtgtatgtgtgtgtgtgtgcgtgtgtacatatatgtatatatacatgcatGTCCGATATGTACATTTCCAGATGCACGCATAGCAATACACATCACGCAAAACACGCGCAATTCATACAAATTCATCggatatacatgtatatatacaagacACCCTGTACGTTACGATACAACCGCAATATggtttttaaataagatacaTGCAAAGAATGTATATTAGCTCAAACGAGATAAGCCGTACTATGGATAAAGATCGATTCGTGTCGGaatctttattacatttttatttttcttattaaataatcttcCTCCGTGTCGTCCCGGCACATCGCCGGTTgtaccgtttttttttcttttttcttttcttttttttcacagaaTATCCTGCAGAAcgaatatgcatatatgtatacgcgTATGCGgctgtgtgtatgtgtgtacgcGCAGTCGAATTAGCCCTTTCGAGGTACTTCGAcctttcataatttatatgaaaagcGTGATAACATATGTATACTGCATTGTACGGaacatctattatttttttttttttcgtctgCAATACGAACTCTATAAGATGTCGATCTAACATTGGCGGGTAACATTCCTTCGCGAGGAAATGAAATCGGATTAAAATTCGGCATAGAGGAGACGagcaacaatatataatatctcaTTGATCGGTTTCGCTCTGCGGAATTTCATCCAATTCGCAATATCATTATGAATGACGACTCTGTCGCGTTTCTCTTTCAGTACGTATGTTTCTGGTAGTGTACTGTTACACACCACCGTATTCCATGCAATAATTCCTAAAACTtacgatattttttagttccattgaaatgttttttttcttttttctttttcaactaGTACTGATATCAACGGGTTAGTCGCAACGTCTAAAAGCAGGATTGGCGTTGTGAAAATTTCTTATCCTTCGCAAAAAGACCAACGAGTCCCGTCGGTATGCATTCCTGCGTTAACAATAGGCTtggaacgatttttttttttttttcgagttataaaaattgcaaatccaTAATTTCACGATGACTTATATCTAGAGACTTCGCACATTCCGTTATTTAGATCTCATTAAATGTTCAAAGATttctaataaagataaaacgattaaaataGTTGATTTTATATCACACAAAGGCGCAAAAATTCATATACGATGactactttttaaattaaaaacaattcatAAATTCGGATTCGACAATTTGACTATTATAGAATGTTAGAATACAAATAAGCATGAACGTGTAGATATAATAACATGCTATTCTCTGTACAAACAATGATATGCAGATCTCCATGAATCAAGTTCGATAGAATTTTCAATGcgcaaataaaagatatatcgttaaaatttgtacacaagctgaaaaattatagaatttatgtTTACGAGCTGTGCTCCAaaacaattgatataaataaattttgtcgtCATACATTATTAGGAAATGATTATAAATACAAGTTAAACTCGATGTATATATCTcgcaaaaacaaaacaaagaaaccaaaaaaaaaaaaaaaaaccgactTATACATATTTGGCTTGTCAGcatctgaaaatataatacaaaacgaaataaattttgatagagATAACACGCAAATCtactaacaaattaaaatttaaaaaatttatacatttttacaagCGGCTCTCGCTTAACTAGGCAATATATCTAATATCAAGGAATTTCTTCTACTGATcaattgtacaaatatattaactgaataaaaaataacatttttcgcAATTCGTATTCTTCCCCCCGCTAAATCTCACCCGGCTGTTCATAACGTTATAAACAGCATACGTATATGGACAGATTGAGGACTCACTTCGGATTCAACGACAAAAGTTATATATCTCgcctattaaaaaatttcatatcatTCCGATAAAATACGATATTAATGCAGTACAACCAGAACTATAGGTACCAACGACGCTTGTTTTTCAAACGATTTAAAATAGGCTGCCAATCCGCTGCGCTAGAAAGATTGACGAACAGTGTAAAGCTGTTAGGCTGcagaaaagaaatgaattatatatacaggtCCTACTCGGCGCCTTGTTCGTTAGACCAGCCGAGCCAATGTCAGAACGATCGATTATACCCTGCCTACTCGTTGCTATCATGGGGAACACAAGAGGCGTCAGCCAAACAAACCGCCCGTCACGTTTGTGCACGGACTCTCGCACACGCACACGAGAAGGCGGCGCAAAATACGCGCGTTTCGCAAACAACGTATTTTAGTTCTGTTTGACTTTCGTGAAGTCAATCTCGACGTAGGTAAAATTCTCCTGCGTGGACGCCGGCGACACGGGCGCCTGATTGCCGATCTCCGGCAGATCGAGACTAGCGTAATGCAGATTTGTCGCGCCCGGTTGCAACTTTTCGTAGCCTTCGTCCAATGGATTCGGCACGGGCGTCGGCGTAGGCGAGGGCGAAGGCGTTTCATCGATGAACTTCGGCGAGGATGGCTTCGACTGTTGCGCGGCTGTCGACGACGTCTTGAAACCCGTCAAGGTGGGGCTGGTGTTCGGCGAGACGTAACGCGGTTTCGACACCGTTAGATCCGAcagttttttcattattacattaGCGGACCGGTTCTGTTGTTGTTGCGACGAAGGTTTCGACATAACCAGAACAACGTTCTTTGCAGTAGGACCGGATGGTTTCTCGTCATTCATTTTCGACGAGAGCTTCGTCTCCGTCAATGGGGTAGAACACGACGCGCAGATCATCTTCGCGGGTTCCATCACCGCGTAGTCATTGTCCGTGTCTTGTTTAGAAACGTCCGTCGTGGAAAACTCGTCGCTTTTCTTCGCGAAAGGCTTCACCGGTGACTGAGGACTGTTGAGGAAGAAGGGAAAGATCGTGGTCGACGAGCCCGTGGGCGTCGCTCGCGGCGGAGAGGCGGGTGTGCTCGCCAGACTCTCCGATGTCGGGCTGCCGTTCAAAGGCAGAAAGCTCGGCGTTTTAGTCGGCTTGCTGCCCGCCTGAATTGCGATCGGTTGCGATCGCGACTTCTCCTTACGACCGCTCGTCCGTGTCTTGCGATTGTTCCGATTATTCGCGCCCATGCTCATGTTTATATAGTCCAGGCTTGGCCGCGCTTTAAAAGACATCTCGACGTATCCTTCGGGAGGACGCCTCGGTTGTGGAAGATCTACCGGTGCCGTTCTTGTGCTACCTGAACATTCATACGTAATTTCCATCGTTACTCttgtttattgtaaatattgtaatattctacgatagattttacattacatcGTCGACAAGCTTACCTGGCGGCCCATTTGTTTGATAGGTGTCCTCTTGCAAAAGTGACAACACTTGCTTCGGACTCGCTTCCGACTGCGCCCAATCCTCCGTAGCGCCGTCCATCTTCATGTAGGGTCCCTCCGCCTCCTCTACCGGCTTTAAAGTCGTGATTACAGGTTTATGGGCGAAAGCTAACGATGATATATGCATGTGGCTATGATTGTGGTTGGCAgtgattgtattattattgttattgcgaTTAATCTGTAAGAAGAACATTTTATGTTACTTATGTTACAGCGACGTGATTATTTCATCCGCAACCGATAAGTAGTACCTTATTTATGCCACTCATATCGACATATGGGGCAGTGGTCGATACGGGGGCCTGTCCGGGCGACATGTCGACGTAGGAACTAGTGTCGATGGCAGTAGAGTACGATTGCGACTGCGTCTGAGTTTGAGAAAAGGACGACGGAGGAGAGGAGAGGGTGGTCGGAATACTGGGCCTCGTGAAATCCAATTCCATGAGATCCTCCATGCGATCGGACGCGCCGGAGCAGCCCGAGTTGTGTCCCCAGGAACTCGACAGCAACGGCGCGGAGCTCGACTTGGAATTCGAGCTGTCTGAGCCGCCTGACAGCGGCGCGGTGACTACATTCGCTAGCCTCCCGATTTCAGGCCTCTTCGAACGACTGCCTACGGAAAACGCTCGTACTCTATTGGCATCTTGCGGAGTGATGTCCAACCTGGATAACAA
This genomic window from Linepithema humile isolate Giens D197 chromosome 5, Lhum_UNIL_v1.0, whole genome shotgun sequence contains:
- the chico gene encoding insulin receptor substrate 1 isoform X5, coding for MKPANLYPFFNGVTRVKSFKAFRLWNNTNGFTGFTEEQRAHKEQAEPLQEQTATSSTPTQCSQSRSISSTNTVTAAAGTGAWTTGIATTNANSAAGTARRRHSVASHPHSVNNSQSAHVTTATNATMTATTTVTTTTITATTTTITTTITAIVTATTTATTTTTTATISHQRTLSLPLAAVIINQTQPSKRSVLRCTTVRDRCDSLPSRARTTSEGQPTTVVPGHLRGTHMSHIPRPNSMYGRGPSYSPPIASMPISPASDVCSSDSAGSSPSMDDCGENIMEEGPVSRYGHSLTPDEPVILDKKGDDCALWSTSHPHFKYSPNLKSHSPSQSSYQSEMYSPCGSSPGRGGVYMPMSPATTVHSHSRGSSLVEESNVDGYVPMAPVGDDGYVDMDPVNNHNGHFPDDLSQNDGSSCSVTSGTPSTDLRFSEYHLDKVISFLTPGEDLQARPTRAYSVGSRPEQANRHRKNRLDITPQDANRVRAFSVGSRSKRPEIGRLANVVTAPLSGGSDSSNSKSSSAPLLSSSWGHNSGCSGASDRMEDLMELDFTRPSIPTTLSSPPSSFSQTQTQSQSYSTAIDTSSYVDMSPGQAPVSTTAPYVDMSGINKINRNNNNNTITANHNHSHMHISSLAFAHKPVITTLKPVEEAEGPYMKMDGATEDWAQSEASPKQVLSLLQEDTYQTNGPPGSTRTAPVDLPQPRRPPEGYVEMSFKARPSLDYINMSMGANNRNNRKTRTSGRKEKSRSQPIAIQAGSKPTKTPSFLPLNGSPTSESLASTPASPPRATPTGSSTTIFPFFLNSPQSPVKPFAKKSDEFSTTDVSKQDTDNDYAVMEPAKMICASCSTPLTETKLSSKMNDEKPSGPTAKNVVLVMSKPSSQQQQNRSANVIMKKLSDLTVSKPRYVSPNTSPTLTGFKTSSTAAQQSKPSSPKFIDETPSPSPTPTPVPNPLDEGYEKLQPGATNLHYASLDLPEIGNQAPVSPASTQENFTYVEIDFTKVKQN